The Clupea harengus chromosome 26, Ch_v2.0.2, whole genome shotgun sequence genome has a segment encoding these proteins:
- the LOC105900216 gene encoding ras-related protein Rap-2a-like, whose product MDVKDKSQVRMRLVFLGAAGVGKTALIQRFLADTFEPKHRRTVEELHSKEYEVGGLKVTVEIMDTSGSYSFPAMRKLSIQSSDAFALVYAIDDPESLEAVKSLRDEILEVKADKYTPIVVVGNKADRESERRVPAEGVLSTVELDWNSSFLEASAKDNDNVVEVFRELLEQANVPSRVSPALRRRRETIPKDNGLRPPMNKTNSCSVS is encoded by the coding sequence ATGGACGTGAAGGACAAGTCTCAGGTGCGCATGCGCCTGGTGTTCCTGGGGGCAGCCGGCGTGGGCAAGACCGCCCTGATCCAGCGCTTCCTGGCGGACACCTTCGAGCCCAAGCACCGGCGCACGGTCGAGGAGCTCCACAGCAAGGAGTACGAGGTCGGCGGCCTGAAGGTGACCGTGGAGATCATGGACACCAGCGGCAGCTACTCCTTCCCGGCCATGCGCAAGCTCAGCATCCAGAGCAGCGACGCCTTCGCCCTGGTCTACGCCATCGACGACCCCGAGTCGCTGGAGGCCGTCAAGAGCCTGCGCGACGAGATCCTGGAGGTCAAGGCGGACAAGTACACGCCCATCGTGGTGGTGGGCAACAAGGCGGACCGCGAGAGCGAGCGCCGGGTGCCCGCCGAGGGCGTGCTCTCCACCGTGGAGCTGGACTGGAACAGCAGCTTCCTGGAGGCCTCGGCCAAGGACAACGACAACGTGGTGGAGGTGTTCCGCGAGCTGCTGGAGCAGGCCAACGTGCCGAGCCGCGTCAGCCCAGCGCTTCGACGCCGCCGCGAGACCATCCCCAAGGACAACGGGCTCCGGCCGCCCATGAACAAGACCAACAGCTGCAGCGTCTCGTAA